The DNA window ACATCTCACTTTGTCCAGACGGAGGACAGCAGAACAATGCAAGTCCAAATATCCCTCAGAGAACAATGTCAGCTCTGGAACTCATTACCTTCTATGGCTCCGGAGGTGCAAAGTGGATTCAGGTTGCAGAACCCCTGCATGGGACACGGATCCCTGCATGGGATACAGATCCCTGTGTGGGACACAGATCCCTGCTTGGGATACAGATCCCTGTGTGGGACACAGATCCCTGCATGGGATACAGATCCTTGTGTGGGACACAGATCCCTGCATGGGATACAGATCCTTGTGTGGGACACAGATCCCTGCTTGGGATACAGATCCCTGTGTGATGACCTGTACTGTTTGTTGTTGCAGCTCTTGAACCTCTGCAATGTTGATGCAAATTCGGAAATCAAACACCAACTCTGATCTCTGCTGTCCTCCAAAATGATCAGCTATGTCCTGACTGGGACAGGTTTGGGATGTTCATGCTTTTGTTGATTTATGCTCTAAGTTGTTGCTCTTGGTCTTCAAACTGCGAACGTTGTACCTTCGGAGGCTTCCAGAGAAAGTAGAATGTATTTTCACTGGTATAGAAACACATTCCTGCTTCAGTTGGACCCAGCAGTTCCTCCACATGGTTGTGATCATCTGCTGGGAGAATCAGGTGCTGATTGACAGTAGTAGGAGTTCAGATGTTTGCTGtggtttgggggtggggggatgggttGTTACAGAGGAGGGCTCCTCCTGTGTGGTCAGGATCACTTTACCAGAAGAAACGCAGCCACTTGTTCAGGGCTGTGAAAACAGTCCTGGCGTTGACATGCTGGACATTCTCCGGCCACCAAAAGGGGGTCACCTCGGTGACATAGGAGGGACACATTCCAAGCAATCCAAAGGCTCCCAGGGGGCAACAGAGGAATGGGAAAAAGCTGAATGATGAATTTCAATTCTGTCTGGATTCCAGAAACAAAAGCGCACCGAGAGATGGATGATACCAATAACAGCGTTCAGCCTTATTTAATCACAATGCAGGTGAAGAATAAAGACATTTATGTGATGAGGACAACAAATGCTCAACCTCTTGGAATGTGGCTGTTTAAAACAAAGCTTTTGAGGGAAATTTCTCAACTCTTTGTTCCATTTTGAGGTTCTGAGTTCCTGTTTGAAGCAGCCGACTGCACGAACAAAGAAAGAAGGAATTCAAGGTGGAAATCCCTGCGGGGTTGCTCAGACTTCCAGATGCTCCTGAGACATATGGGAAATGTGCATTTTGACTGAGGATCATCTTAGCTGCCTGTGACCCACATGTGATGAAGGAACTGTATTTACTGTAGAGCTGTCGTTACACCACAACCGCACTTCTTCATCACCACGTCTCAAACGCATCTCTCTTGTTGAACGTATAACAGCCAATGTTTGCCTCATTCTGTATACACATCTGCCGCACGTATGAAATGTTTTGAAAGGCAGTCGGCTGCCAGAAGTTTGCTATCGGTCAAAGCGGCCTCTTCAAATTGGTAGCTACTATAAAAATACGAGCAAATGAGAGGGCAGCCAGGCGAGGGACCAAGTCCTTCACATGAGAGGCTGCAGTGAAGCTTTGAAAAACATCACAACGGCTCCGAAGGCTACGTTTACAGCTGATAAACGACCTGCTGTGGTTCCtccatgtgtgttttaaaatccTGTGGCTCAGCATCCCACCGTGGAGGGGAGGCACATGCCTCGCAGCTGCACAAGGCAGCCACGGCCAAACAGCGTCTGCATGCGTTGTTGTAGTATAAACAAGCAATGAGCAGCTTATGGTTCCAGTCCAAAAGCCTGACTTTCTCTGCCTGCTGTACAGAGCATTCTTAAGGGAAAGCTGTCAGGGGGCAGAGCTGAAAGATGTGGTTTGTATCTGGAAGATGTAAATGACCCATAGAGCTGTTCACCTAGAAAATGCTGGGGAGTGTGTGGCCGATGAGTTTATTAATACTGGGAATTCTAAGCTGGGACCACTGACTGATGGTCAACAAGGCGATGAAATACTTGATGTATCTTGAACGCATCTTTGTGCCACGATCATGGAGCTGAATGCTACATTAGCTTTTGTTCATGGGTGGGGAAATCGCTGCTAGACAAAAGCCTTATTAACTTTTACAACATGAAAACAAATCTAAATGCCACCTAAATTAAACAAATTTTATCGTTAAGGCCGAGTTTTTCCATCTATTGCACAAATCCTTCTCATGCCAAAGTCACAGATGATGGAAGCAGCCTGTGTGGTTTATTTTTGGAGATGGATGTACTGAAGAATGTGATAAGAACTCCAACAACAAAAATCCTCTGTGATGCTGCTTTTGCCTTTTTTACAatataaacatgtttttttgcACTAAGTGTGCACAACTCTGAAGCTTGAAGGCATTTAGAACAACTTACATTacttaaatattaataattaataattaatttcactgtttttttttcattggtggtgagaaacacacagaagaacACAGATATAAACAACATCGAGGTTCTAAAACCACCAGAAGAAAGCAGTCATGGAGGATTGAGAACTCATAAATGCGAAGTTGCTCAGTCTGAGAGTCAATGCAGATTCCACAAACTGCTCCTGATTTGAGTCTTACACTCGTTCGCGGTGTGAAAGTTTCAAACCTCTGATGTGAAGCGGTCAGGTAGCATCAGCCCGCCTCCTCCCTCAGCGGGTAGCCTCAGttcttcttcagcctgaactGCTGTAACCATTTTGAGCGTGTGAGCCGTCTGTACCTCGCCACACCTCACTGTATGCTCACTGACCTGGTTTTCTGCACCACAAATCACACATAAAAGAAAGCGGCCTCTCATCATGTTCAGTTCACAGGAGGGTCTACAGACACATAGTCATCCCTGTAAATGCTGCAGAGAATCTAATGTTCACCAATGGCAGCTGTTAGCGGCCAAACATCGATCTGAAATGCTTTGAGTCCTTAAAAAGGGATGGTGTGCCTTTGTTTGTGTAAGAGGAGAGTGTGTGATGAGGCTCAGGCGGCCGCTGGAGAAAAGCCTGGAGGCATGTTTGAGTAATGAGATGAATGTCCAGTCAActgtctcagctcctctctgcctgTAATTACCTATTCTGTGACAGGCTCATCATTGCTacatgagtctgtgtgtgtgtgtgtgtgtgtgtgtgtgtgtgtgtgtgtgtgtgtgtgtgtgtgtgttaccattGCTGTAGTTTACAAGATAAAGAAGGATAAAATCTAAGCAGAGCTTGTACAACAAACCACTTTATCAGCCTGACGTTTATTCTGCCATCGTGCCTCTTTGATGACCAAAAGTCTCATGATTCTCTGCTGTTTACTGAAGTTGATTGCGCAATAGTCAATCTGTGAGCAACCTTTCTGTCACACTTGTTTGGCTTCCACTTACTCTCATCTGCGCTTTCAAAGCCGCTCGCTTGATGGTGATTGAATTGTTCAACATCCCTATATTGTCAGTCTTCTAATATGTACAGCTCATCAGTAATAATGATGAATTAGGAGCAATTTTGGTGGGGTTTTCCAAAGGTTTTGTGTTTGGATTTTTACGTGACGCGTTTTTGCTCCACTTTCGCCGTTTGACCACTGTCTGATGCTcctaaaggtaaaaaaaaaacaaaaaaaaccctgagcCTTATTTTAGaacttttatttcctctttgtgAGGTCATTGCACAGTACTGAAAGGGACAGTTTCTGTTGTGTAATCAGTTTCTGGTGGTCATATTAATTCCACTATTCTTGAGAATATTTAAGTCtgagagtcttttttttttttttacatgaagtGTCTGTCTCTCAGACATGCCATGGTTGGcatttatataaaataaagatatGTAGTAAATGTATGGTTTACACACTTTTCTCCGTCAGACACTTGGaaaattgtctttatttgtaAAGAACACCAAAGAACACCAGTTCTTTCTTTTGCAGATTCCCTTTAAACTCATTCTGAGTCAGAAAGGGCTGAATGCTGAAAATGCAAATGCACCAGCAGGAGGGCTGACTGGATCCACATTAGCAACACTTTGAGACCCTCCCTTCCCACTAATTGTTGTATTAGTAGATGAAAGACTGACTATTAGAGAAGATGAAATAGGAGGGACATCACATGATTAACAGACATCCTGAGAATGCTCAAGACAAACCACCAACACATCCTCGTCTGTTGGAGGTGTTTCCTCTGGATGTTTCTCTCTTGATATTCAGATGTTGACATGAATTTAGGGGTCTTAGTGGAAATGGCCGCTCCATTCAACAAATGCCTCTTGGGTCAAATAGAcgactgtaaaaacaaacaaaaaaaagggggggcaAAATGTTCCCTTTTGACATTTCTTAAAAAATCAGCTtttttatataatatatataatcaCATAATTCTAGGGTGTTCTCAGATGCAAAGCACACGTACGAATAATGTGCAAGTTTAACTATAATTATATGATGTTGATGAAAGTAACTGGGACGATATATAAATGCGTAATATGAAGAATGTCTGATGGAATTTAGATGTGTCTTTGTGGAAAACTTTATTATTCTGCTATTTTATGTTTTGGGGATTTTAAGAAGTCGCTATTTCCAGCCCAGGCGCGTGACATCACGCGCTGAAGCGGCGTTACCCGGAAGTGGGCTGTTTCCGAGGCACCGCCGGCTTTGTTTACATCCCTTCGAATTTCCAAAAATGAATCCTGCGATGATCAATTCGACAAACTCTGTTTCGACGGCAAGAAGTAAGAAACCTTTAACCACTCGACGTGTTTATTTTGGGACTTAATTGACAGGACAGCTTGCGGGATGTAATAATGTCCGCAAGCGCTTCCTGTTAGCCTCTAATGTAGCTTCTTACAGACTGATGCTTCATTTCTTATCGCGTATTCGCCGAGATTTCTCGGGACATTCCACATGTCTGCGTAAACTCTGTTACCGTAAAGTATCTGAACTGTGGATAAGTCAAACTTTCAGTTCATCTGTAGCAGGTTGGTTTCAATTTTACTTCTAGATGGTATCATCCGCTTCCTCTAAACTCCATCTAAACTAAATGATCAGATGCAGGCGGTCAAAACTTTATTTTCATGTAATATCTGCATTATTTTAACATAGTCGTCTTTTGTGCTCGTCAGACTAAATATATAATGTAAATCTACATTTTAGATACTTGGTAGGGTaattaaacaacaacaaatgtgGTCATATTAGATGTGTGTTATGTTATTGTTTTAATTAGAATATGAGCTTAACTTATGCATGAAATATACAGGACACATCATTGATGACCATTATTACATCCACAACTGATGGGTTTAAATGATGTTTCTCTTGGAAATGGTGCAGAGGTGATATCCCAGCTGTTACTGTAACCATCCACTCTTTCTGAATGCAAAGGAAAACGAGAGGCCGAGCGTTCAGTAAACTGGACCGTGGAGGAGACTCGGGTGTTGCTGTGTGCCTGGAGCGACGAACGCATCCAGAAGAGTTTGGCGGAGAACCTCCGAAACCGCCATGTCTTTAAGCAACTCTCGGCCCGAATGAGTGAAATGGGTTTCTTCCGCAACCCTCAGCAGTGTCGGCTCCGGGTGAAAACTCTAAAGGCCAACTATGTGAGAGCCAAACTACAGAGGAGTGTCGACAGTTCGCAGCCTTGCACTTTTAAATACTTTACAGAAATGGATGCTGTTTTGAGTCGGAGGGCCGTAACAGGTAATGGAGGGCCCTATACTGCTTCACCAGATCGGACACCATGTTTAAATATAGATGCCACTGGACATGGGTTTGCTtctttggagaggagaggaccaaGTCTGAGCTCTTTGGAGGAGGGTGAACGCCATTATTCTTGGCAGCTGGACTCTGACATCAAGTTGGAGGGTGTAGAACATTCAGCAGATGTGTTTGAATTTAGCAATACGGGATTCCCACATCAGCAGAGGGGCCCATGCCCAGAAGAGGATCAAGAATCATCAACCAATGGAGAGATTGCAGGTATGTGGCTGCACTAAGTTGTTCTTTCTTTGTCTGTGCATGTTTAGTTTAGTCTAACCCTGCCCTCATCATTTTCACTGACTAACAGTGTTGGCTGCCAGTTACAATCTCtcttctgttttggtttttgttctgttttaaagCTACTCAGGAAACCAGTTTGAGCATTCCTTCTCCACATGGAATAGCACCCCCACCTGCTTCTGCCCCTCGTGACAGATCCACTGCGTCTCCACTCCACGGTCCTCcaaacccccccaccctcccaacCACTGCCCACTGTCACACAGACTCCAGCTGCCTGGAGCCCATCGTCAGGCACATCTCGGACTGCTTCCAGCGGATGATGTCGGACACGCGGGGCCTCCTTGTGCAGCTGGAGAATCAGCGGCAGGATCAAGCTCGCTGGCACCAGGAGCTCTTGGCCCAGTGGCTGCA is part of the Takifugu rubripes chromosome 21, fTakRub1.2, whole genome shotgun sequence genome and encodes:
- the rasgef1ba gene encoding ras-GEF domain-containing family member 1B-A isoform X2; the protein is MAKFLSELLGCTLADKGTPVLFECRNQPLGLRTSSKQRPTILVTLTNESAAPYSSRPPRRVTSRAEAALPGSGLFPRHRRLCLHPFEFPKMNPAMINSTNSVSTARRKREAERSVNWTVEETRVLLCAWSDERIQKSLAENLRNRHVFKQLSARMSEMGFFRNPQQCRLRVKTLKANYVRAKLQRSVDSSQPCTFKYFTEMDAVLSRRAVTGNGGPYTASPDRTPCLNIDATGHGFASLERRGPSLSSLEEGERHYSWQLDSDIKLEGVEHSADVFEFSNTGFPHQQRGPCPEEDQESSTNGEIAATQETSLSIPSPHGIAPPPASAPRDRSTASPLHGPPNPPTLPTTAHCHTDSSCLEPIVRHISDCFQRMMSDTRGLLVQLENQRQDQARWHQELLAQWLHREECRQREMAEREERREKARMEHEIRVLELLTSLTREQRCRCGGHPAVAEAQFSSNHTRKNYFSSGGTNK